In Myxococcus guangdongensis, one genomic interval encodes:
- a CDS encoding TatD family hydrolase: MAEPLPIFDAHLHPEGLSDQDLESMRFFGVERALVVAHHFPEPTSKALLRHFDDIVERQLPRLEKLGIRAYAALGVHPRCIPRRGLSEVLSALPDYFQGGRVVALGETGLHAGGEEEEEAFLEQLALARRLKLRVVVHTPLTDKERHTRRILTLLRQSGVLPSRVLVDHASARTVRTILEVGHWAGLTLHPEALVAERAVILVRRLGSERLVLNSDAGDGAGDILGLARVTNLLSKARLSERLVRRVTRDNAARFFQITP, encoded by the coding sequence GTGGCCGAGCCCCTCCCCATCTTCGACGCGCACCTGCACCCCGAGGGCCTGAGCGACCAGGACCTCGAGTCGATGCGCTTCTTCGGGGTGGAGCGGGCGCTCGTCGTCGCGCACCACTTCCCGGAGCCCACGTCCAAGGCGCTGCTGCGCCACTTCGACGACATCGTCGAGCGGCAGCTCCCCCGGCTGGAGAAGCTGGGCATCCGCGCGTACGCCGCGCTGGGCGTCCACCCGCGCTGCATCCCCCGGCGCGGGCTGTCGGAGGTCCTCTCCGCGCTGCCCGACTACTTCCAGGGCGGCCGCGTCGTCGCGCTCGGCGAGACGGGGCTGCACGCCGGAGGCGAGGAGGAGGAAGAGGCCTTCCTCGAGCAGCTCGCCCTGGCACGCCGCCTCAAGCTGCGCGTCGTGGTGCACACGCCGCTCACCGACAAGGAGCGCCACACGCGCCGCATCCTCACGCTGCTGCGCCAGTCCGGCGTGCTGCCCTCGCGCGTGCTGGTGGACCACGCCAGCGCGCGCACCGTGCGCACCATCCTGGAGGTGGGCCACTGGGCCGGGCTGACGCTGCACCCGGAGGCGCTCGTCGCCGAGCGCGCCGTCATCCTCGTGCGCAGGCTCGGCAGCGAGCGGCTGGTGCTCAACTCCGACGCCGGCGACGGCGCCGGCGACATCCTCGGCCTGGCCCGCGTCACCAACCTCCTGTCCAAGGCCCGCCTGTCCGAGCGCCTCGTGCGCCGTGTCACGCGCGACAACGCCGCCCGCTTCTTCCAAATCACCCCCTGA
- a CDS encoding M3 family metallopeptidase produces the protein MEACRRDIQTARAAVAKLTAPAMRASPEEAVLTTYDDAMALLDDVVGRSGIGANVHPDAAFRAAAERCEQAVERVRTDISLDRRVYDVLSGLTLAGQDAVTRHWMARVLRGFKRAGVDRDEATRERVRQLQEELILLGQEFSRHIHEDVRHLDVAPSALAGLPEDYVRAHPPGPDGRVRLRTDTSDLGPFMTYARDTATREALWRLGRRRGHPRNLVTLARMLQARHALATLLGYPTWAAYAAEDKMVKRQDVAADFIESLATTVTGRVREEYDALLERKRRDEPEATRVEPWEQAFLEDRVRAERFRFDSRELRPYFEYTRVKQGVLDLTARLFGLTYRRVLDAPVWHPDVEVYDVHEGAVRLGRFYLDMHPRPGKYTHAAQWDLAVGRAGKALPEGVLTCNFPRPGARPALLQHAEVRTFFHEFGHLLHHLLGGRTRWAGLSGTRTEVDFVEAPAQVLEEWAWSVETLRRFARHVDTGAPLPEDLITRMRRADSFGKGLWVRQQLFYAAVSLHLHDGDPRGSDTTARVLALQERYLPFRAVDGTYAHLAFTQLDGDYSALYYTYLWSLVIARDLLTPFEAHGLMDVETARRYRDKVLAPGGSEDAADLVRDFLGRGYDFGAYSRWLEGR, from the coding sequence ATGGAGGCATGTCGGCGCGACATCCAGACGGCGCGCGCGGCGGTGGCGAAGCTGACGGCGCCGGCCATGCGCGCATCGCCCGAGGAGGCGGTGCTCACCACATACGACGACGCGATGGCGCTGCTCGATGACGTGGTGGGGCGCTCGGGCATCGGCGCCAACGTGCATCCGGACGCGGCCTTCCGCGCCGCCGCCGAGCGATGTGAGCAGGCGGTGGAGCGGGTTCGCACGGACATCTCGTTGGACCGGCGCGTCTACGACGTGCTGTCGGGGCTGACGCTCGCGGGACAGGACGCGGTGACGCGGCACTGGATGGCGCGGGTGCTGCGCGGCTTCAAGCGCGCGGGGGTGGACCGCGACGAGGCCACGCGGGAGCGCGTGCGACAGCTGCAGGAGGAGCTCATCCTGCTGGGCCAGGAGTTCAGCCGGCACATCCACGAGGACGTGCGGCACCTGGACGTGGCGCCCTCGGCGCTCGCGGGCCTGCCGGAGGACTACGTGCGCGCGCACCCTCCGGGTCCGGACGGGCGGGTGCGGCTGCGCACGGACACGTCGGACCTGGGCCCGTTCATGACGTATGCGCGGGACACGGCCACGCGCGAGGCGCTGTGGCGGCTGGGCCGGCGCCGGGGCCACCCGCGCAACCTGGTGACGCTCGCGCGCATGCTCCAGGCGCGCCACGCGCTGGCGACGCTGCTGGGCTACCCGACGTGGGCGGCGTACGCGGCCGAGGACAAGATGGTGAAGCGCCAGGACGTGGCGGCGGACTTCATCGAGTCGCTGGCCACCACCGTCACCGGGCGCGTGCGCGAGGAGTACGACGCGCTGCTGGAGCGCAAGCGCCGCGACGAGCCCGAGGCCACGCGCGTGGAGCCCTGGGAGCAGGCCTTTTTGGAGGACCGGGTGCGCGCCGAGCGCTTCCGCTTCGACTCGCGCGAGCTGCGGCCCTACTTCGAATACACGCGCGTGAAACAGGGCGTGCTGGACCTCACCGCGCGCCTCTTCGGGCTCACCTACCGGCGGGTGCTCGACGCGCCCGTGTGGCACCCGGACGTGGAGGTCTACGACGTGCACGAGGGCGCGGTGCGCCTGGGCCGCTTCTACCTGGACATGCACCCGCGCCCGGGCAAGTACACCCACGCGGCGCAGTGGGACCTCGCCGTGGGCCGCGCGGGCAAGGCGCTGCCCGAGGGCGTGCTCACGTGCAACTTCCCCCGCCCCGGCGCGCGCCCCGCGCTCCTGCAGCACGCCGAGGTGCGCACCTTCTTCCACGAGTTCGGCCACCTGCTGCACCACCTGTTGGGAGGCCGCACGCGCTGGGCGGGGCTGTCCGGCACGCGCACGGAGGTGGACTTCGTGGAGGCGCCCGCCCAGGTGCTGGAGGAGTGGGCGTGGAGCGTGGAGACCCTGCGGCGCTTCGCCCGGCACGTGGACACGGGCGCGCCGCTGCCCGAGGACCTCATCACGCGCATGCGCCGCGCGGACTCGTTCGGCAAGGGGCTGTGGGTGCGCCAGCAGCTCTTCTACGCCGCCGTCAGCCTCCACCTGCACGACGGAGACCCCCGTGGCAGCGACACCACCGCGCGCGTGCTGGCGCTCCAGGAGCGCTACCTGCCCTTCCGCGCGGTGGACGGCACCTACGCCCACCTGGCCTTCACCCAGCTCGACGGGGACTACTCGGCGCTCTACTACACGTACCTCTGGTCGCTCGTCATCGCGCGGGACCTGCTCACCCCGTTCGAGGCGCACGGGCTGATGGACGTGGAGACGGCCCGGAGATACCGCGACAAGGTGCTGGCGCCCGGGGGCTCCGAGGACGCCGCGGACCTGGTGCGCGACTTCCTGGGACGCGGCTACGACTTCGGGGCGTACTCACGTTGGCTGGAAGGCCGCTGA
- a CDS encoding vWA domain-containing protein has product MDLPSLSRAVLSAALALTLSSTPALAESLPKAAVTSPAPQQGAVAPKVQDVVAPKGQDKVDVKAARPEIEVVFVLDTTGSMSGLLEGAKQKIYSIASRIAQGRPTPHLKVGLVAYRDVGDDYVTKRFDLSDDLDTVFANLRRFEAGGGGDTPEHVGRGLGEAVSKLSWSQDRSVMKAIFLVGDAPPAARNDDWDFKHWAQRARDKHIVVNTVRCGLDDETQKSWKFVSKLTDGTYDSIDQSGGMVAVATPYDAELSKVSAELASKTLYTGKAAVQAKNKERAKAMAELAPEAASERISYLRKTADKGSSGAAAPSSAPVAVEGAVDLLVAPDALARVSADELPDELKGLDGKARAAKVKQLGEEKKVLEAKASKLAAERDAWLAKNRSEKEDAFDANVMKGVKAQAARHGVTY; this is encoded by the coding sequence ATGGACCTTCCGTCCCTGTCGCGGGCCGTGCTGTCGGCCGCGCTCGCCCTCACCCTGTCTTCCACCCCCGCGCTGGCCGAGTCGCTTCCGAAGGCCGCGGTCACCTCGCCTGCTCCCCAACAGGGCGCCGTGGCTCCCAAGGTCCAGGACGTCGTGGCGCCCAAGGGCCAGGACAAGGTCGACGTGAAGGCGGCCCGGCCTGAAATCGAGGTGGTGTTCGTGCTGGACACCACGGGCTCGATGAGCGGCCTGTTGGAGGGGGCCAAGCAGAAGATCTACTCCATCGCATCGCGCATCGCGCAGGGCCGTCCCACGCCGCACCTGAAGGTCGGCCTGGTGGCGTACCGGGACGTCGGCGATGACTACGTGACGAAGCGCTTCGACCTGAGCGACGACCTGGACACGGTGTTCGCGAACCTGCGCCGCTTCGAGGCCGGTGGTGGGGGTGACACGCCCGAGCACGTGGGGCGCGGGTTGGGCGAGGCGGTGTCGAAGCTGTCGTGGAGCCAGGACCGCTCGGTGATGAAGGCCATCTTCCTGGTGGGGGATGCGCCTCCCGCGGCGCGCAACGACGACTGGGACTTCAAGCACTGGGCGCAGCGGGCGCGGGACAAGCACATCGTGGTGAACACGGTGCGGTGCGGCCTGGATGACGAGACGCAGAAGTCGTGGAAGTTCGTGTCGAAGCTGACGGACGGCACGTACGACTCCATCGACCAGTCCGGCGGCATGGTGGCGGTGGCCACGCCGTACGACGCGGAGCTGTCGAAGGTGAGCGCGGAGCTGGCGTCCAAGACGCTCTACACCGGCAAGGCGGCCGTTCAGGCGAAGAACAAGGAGCGGGCCAAGGCGATGGCGGAGCTGGCGCCGGAGGCCGCGTCGGAGCGCATCAGCTACCTGCGCAAGACGGCGGACAAGGGCTCGAGCGGAGCCGCCGCTCCGAGCAGCGCGCCCGTGGCGGTGGAGGGCGCGGTGGACCTGTTGGTCGCGCCGGATGCGCTCGCCCGGGTGAGCGCCGACGAGCTGCCCGATGAGCTCAAGGGCCTGGATGGCAAGGCGCGCGCGGCGAAGGTGAAGCAGCTGGGCGAGGAGAAGAAGGTCCTGGAGGCGAAGGCGTCCAAGCTGGCCGCGGAGCGCGACGCGTGGCTCGCGAAGAACCGCTCCGAGAAGGAGGACGCCTTCGACGCCAACGTGATGAAGGGCGTCAAGGCCCAGGCCGCGCGCCACGGCGTGACGTACTGA
- a CDS encoding pirin family protein, giving the protein MIYVRNAEERGHANHGWLDTHHTFSFADYYDEEFMGFRTLRVINEDTVAPQRGFGMHPHRDMEIITYVLGGKVEHRDSMGTQAVIQPGEVQRMSAGTGVVHSEMNNFSEPLHMLQIWILPKEKNLKPGYEQKAFDAKERQGRFRVVASPDGREGSLTVHQDLLLHGTLLGKGESAEYTLGPGRHAWVQVARGSGTLNGVKVKAGDGVAVSSEDKLVLTADAPVEALLFDMA; this is encoded by the coding sequence ATGATCTACGTTCGGAATGCAGAGGAGAGGGGCCATGCCAACCACGGCTGGCTGGACACGCATCACACGTTCTCGTTCGCGGACTACTACGACGAGGAGTTCATGGGGTTTCGCACGCTGCGGGTCATCAACGAGGACACCGTGGCGCCGCAGCGCGGTTTCGGGATGCACCCGCACCGGGACATGGAGATCATCACCTACGTGCTGGGCGGGAAGGTGGAGCACCGCGACAGCATGGGTACCCAGGCGGTCATCCAGCCGGGTGAGGTGCAGCGGATGAGCGCGGGGACGGGCGTGGTGCACAGCGAGATGAACAACTTCTCGGAGCCGCTGCACATGCTGCAGATCTGGATCCTCCCGAAGGAGAAGAACCTCAAGCCGGGCTACGAGCAGAAGGCGTTCGACGCGAAGGAGCGTCAGGGCCGCTTCCGGGTGGTGGCGTCGCCGGACGGGCGCGAGGGCTCGCTGACGGTGCACCAGGACCTGCTGCTGCACGGCACGCTGTTGGGCAAGGGCGAGTCCGCCGAGTACACGCTCGGGCCGGGGCGTCACGCCTGGGTGCAGGTGGCGCGGGGCTCGGGCACGCTGAACGGCGTGAAGGTGAAGGCGGGTGACGGCGTGGCGGTGTCGTCCGAGGACAAGCTGGTGCTCACCGCCGACGCGCCGGTGGAGGCGCTGCTGTTCGACATGGCCTGA
- a CDS encoding ABC transporter ATP-binding protein, with translation MTPSPSDELAVDARGLVKRFGSFTALNGLDLQIPKGAFYAYLGPNGAGKSTSIALLTGVYGPDAGTIRMLGVDAVHKPMEVKRRVGVVPEELSLFERLTGRQYLTFCARMYGLGGDEAASRAAELLELTELTYKAGALVAEYSKGMRRRLAIAAALIHAPELVLLDEPFEGIDVIAAGVIRELLRELSRRGVTLLLTTHVLEIAERLATHAGIIQGGRMLDQGTVSSLLSRYDCPSLEAVFEKLIAVPASRNARLSFYGEAPAPVVALREPA, from the coding sequence ATGACGCCCTCCCCTTCCGATGAACTGGCCGTCGACGCGCGCGGACTCGTCAAGCGCTTCGGTTCCTTCACCGCGCTCAACGGCCTGGACCTCCAGATTCCCAAGGGGGCCTTCTACGCGTACCTGGGCCCCAACGGCGCGGGCAAGTCCACCAGCATCGCGCTCTTGACGGGCGTCTACGGCCCCGACGCGGGCACCATCCGCATGCTGGGCGTGGACGCGGTGCACAAGCCCATGGAGGTGAAGCGCCGGGTGGGCGTGGTGCCCGAGGAGCTGAGCCTCTTCGAGCGGCTCACGGGCCGGCAGTACCTCACCTTCTGCGCGCGCATGTACGGCCTGGGGGGCGACGAGGCGGCCTCGCGCGCGGCGGAGCTCCTGGAGCTGACGGAGCTGACGTACAAGGCGGGCGCGCTCGTCGCCGAGTACTCCAAGGGCATGCGGCGCAGGCTCGCCATCGCCGCGGCGTTGATCCACGCGCCGGAGCTGGTGCTGCTCGACGAGCCCTTCGAGGGCATCGACGTGATTGCCGCGGGCGTCATCCGGGAGCTCTTGCGCGAGCTGTCCCGGCGCGGGGTGACGCTGCTGCTCACCACGCACGTGCTGGAAATCGCGGAGCGGCTGGCCACGCACGCGGGCATCATCCAGGGCGGGCGGATGCTGGACCAGGGGACGGTGTCGTCGCTGCTGTCGCGCTACGACTGTCCCTCGTTGGAGGCGGTGTTCGAGAAGCTCATCGCGGTGCCGGCCTCGCGCAACGCGCGCCTGTCCTTCTATGGCGAGGCGCCCGCGCCCGTCGTCGCGCTGCGGGAGCCGGCATGA
- a CDS encoding YceI family protein — MALKTWQLDAAHTTVGFMVRHMVVAKVHGRFTKFEGKVVVNGDDLSQGSVEVKIEAASIDTGVEQRDNHLRSPDFFDAAAFPKLIFRSKRVQDAGKGNYRVVGDLTIRDVTREVTLDTEFLGKVKDPWGNERLAFQASTSIERKDFGLSWNQALEAGGLLVGERVDITLDVQAVAAAAEQAA, encoded by the coding sequence ATGGCCCTCAAGACCTGGCAGTTGGACGCGGCGCACACGACGGTCGGCTTCATGGTTCGCCACATGGTGGTGGCGAAGGTGCACGGGCGCTTCACGAAGTTCGAGGGGAAGGTCGTGGTGAACGGGGACGACCTGTCGCAGGGCTCGGTGGAGGTGAAGATTGAAGCGGCGAGCATCGACACGGGCGTGGAGCAGCGCGACAACCACCTGCGCTCGCCGGACTTCTTCGACGCGGCGGCGTTCCCCAAGCTCATCTTCCGCAGCAAGCGCGTGCAGGACGCGGGCAAGGGGAACTACCGCGTGGTGGGTGACCTCACGATTCGCGACGTCACGCGCGAGGTGACGCTGGACACGGAGTTCCTGGGCAAGGTGAAGGACCCGTGGGGCAACGAGCGACTGGCCTTCCAGGCGAGCACCAGCATCGAGCGCAAGGACTTCGGGCTCTCGTGGAACCAGGCGCTGGAGGCAGGCGGGCTCCTGGTGGGTGAGCGTGTCGATATCACCCTGGACGTGCAGGCGGTGGCGGCGGCGGCGGAGCAGGCGGCGTGA
- the ggt gene encoding gamma-glutamyltransferase → MAPRGGVDSVNDTSFEKQAPRTCAKVLEAAALVVLMLVAGVAQAARPYRGGAVATAYPPASQAALKMLERGGNAVDAAVAAAFVAAVVGPYHSGVGGGGFALVHDAKTGATRVLDFREVAPKAATRDMFVKDGKVVPGLSTDGVLSVAVPGAVAGYLELLEKHGTLPRAVVLAPAIEAAKKGLWVTPRYRAMAEGRLECLRKDPEASRIFLTKNEQGEAVIPPVGHLVRQTDLARTLTTVSKSGAKGFYAGGVAKGIVDTVKAGGGIVTLDDLSSYKTRERQALEGSYRGHRILTMPPPSAGGVAVLQVLGALEQLKPQGFTWREPDSVHLYVEALRRAYVDRAKYLGDPDFADVPTQRLISQGHIADLAGSIDPKKATSSLALLPQAAGTQQGSTLTDQPTTLTPEPERKNTTHISIVDKQGNAVALTTTVNYSFGSCVVAKGTGVLLNDEMDDFAAQPGVPNAYGLVTGEPNAVHPGKVPQSSMSPTLVFSKEDPKKVMLAVGSPGGSTIPTTVIQVISNVVDGGMDVVRAVNEGRVHHQYLPDELWVDRWGLEPATLSALEAKGHKVRRVEQWGDAEAVFVDPKTGLRFAASDPRNEGVSLGQD, encoded by the coding sequence ATGGCGCCCCGAGGAGGGGTGGATTCCGTGAACGACACGAGCTTCGAGAAGCAGGCCCCGCGCACGTGCGCGAAGGTGCTGGAGGCGGCGGCGTTGGTGGTGCTGATGCTGGTGGCGGGCGTGGCCCAGGCGGCGCGGCCGTACCGGGGTGGCGCGGTGGCCACGGCGTACCCGCCCGCGAGCCAGGCGGCGCTGAAGATGCTCGAGCGCGGCGGCAACGCGGTGGACGCGGCGGTGGCGGCGGCCTTCGTGGCGGCCGTCGTGGGGCCCTACCACTCGGGCGTGGGCGGCGGCGGGTTCGCGCTGGTGCACGACGCGAAGACGGGCGCCACGCGGGTGCTGGACTTCCGCGAGGTGGCGCCCAAGGCGGCCACGCGCGACATGTTCGTCAAGGACGGCAAGGTGGTGCCGGGGCTGTCCACGGACGGCGTCTTGAGCGTCGCGGTGCCGGGCGCGGTGGCGGGCTACCTGGAGCTCTTGGAGAAGCACGGCACGCTGCCCCGCGCCGTGGTGCTGGCGCCGGCCATCGAGGCGGCGAAGAAGGGGCTGTGGGTGACGCCCCGCTACCGCGCGATGGCGGAGGGCCGGCTGGAGTGCCTGCGCAAGGACCCGGAGGCCAGCCGCATCTTCCTGACGAAGAACGAGCAGGGCGAGGCCGTCATCCCCCCGGTGGGCCACCTGGTGCGCCAGACGGACCTGGCGCGCACGCTGACCACGGTGTCGAAGAGCGGCGCCAAGGGCTTCTACGCGGGCGGCGTGGCCAAGGGCATCGTGGACACGGTGAAGGCGGGCGGCGGCATCGTCACGCTGGACGACCTGTCGTCGTACAAGACGCGCGAGCGTCAGGCGCTCGAGGGCAGCTACCGCGGCCACCGCATCCTCACCATGCCGCCGCCGAGCGCGGGCGGGGTGGCGGTGCTCCAAGTCTTGGGCGCGCTGGAGCAGCTCAAGCCCCAGGGCTTCACGTGGCGGGAGCCGGACAGCGTGCACCTGTACGTGGAGGCGCTGCGGCGCGCGTACGTGGACCGCGCCAAGTACCTGGGCGACCCGGACTTCGCGGACGTGCCCACCCAGCGGCTCATCTCCCAGGGACACATCGCGGACCTGGCGGGCTCCATCGACCCGAAGAAGGCCACCTCCAGCCTGGCGCTGCTGCCCCAGGCGGCGGGCACGCAGCAGGGCTCCACGCTGACGGACCAGCCCACCACGCTGACGCCGGAGCCGGAGCGCAAGAACACCACGCACATCTCCATCGTCGACAAGCAGGGCAACGCGGTGGCGCTCACCACCACGGTGAACTACAGCTTCGGCTCGTGCGTGGTGGCCAAGGGCACCGGCGTGCTGCTCAACGACGAGATGGACGACTTCGCAGCCCAGCCCGGCGTGCCCAACGCGTACGGCCTCGTCACCGGCGAGCCCAATGCCGTACACCCCGGCAAGGTGCCCCAGTCCTCCATGTCCCCCACGCTGGTGTTCTCCAAGGAGGACCCGAAGAAGGTGATGCTCGCGGTGGGCAGTCCCGGTGGCTCCACCATCCCCACCACCGTCATCCAGGTCATCAGCAACGTGGTGGACGGCGGCATGGACGTGGTGCGCGCGGTGAACGAGGGCCGGGTGCATCACCAGTACCTGCCGGATGAGCTGTGGGTGGACCGTTGGGGCCTGGAGCCCGCCACGCTGTCGGCGCTGGAGGCCAAGGGCCACAAGGTGCGCCGCGTGGAGCAGTGGGGCGACGCGGAGGCCGTCTTCGTCGACCCCAAGACGGGGCTGCGCTTCGCCGCGAGCGACCCTCGCAACGAAGGTGTCTCCCTGGGACAGGATTGA
- a CDS encoding response regulator: MSHILVVDDDASHRTLICDALEEMGYQTAQAANGREALDHLEGDMPAAVLLDLRMPVMSGWGLLDALKKMPRARGLPIIIISGYGFEWEAELVGAAGYISKPVDLDKVRQTVQQIVGMPEMTFVH, encoded by the coding sequence ATGTCCCACATCCTGGTCGTCGATGATGACGCGAGTCACCGCACGCTCATCTGCGATGCCCTCGAGGAGATGGGTTACCAAACCGCCCAGGCCGCCAATGGCCGGGAGGCGTTGGATCATCTCGAGGGCGACATGCCCGCCGCCGTGCTGCTCGACCTGCGAATGCCGGTGATGAGTGGCTGGGGGTTGCTCGACGCGCTGAAGAAGATGCCGCGCGCTCGCGGGTTGCCCATCATCATCATCTCCGGCTACGGCTTCGAGTGGGAGGCGGAGCTGGTGGGCGCCGCCGGCTACATCTCCAAGCCGGTGGACCTGGACAAGGTCCGCCAGACGGTGCAGCAGATCGTCGGCATGCCGGAGATGACGTTCGTGCACTGA
- a CDS encoding peptide chain release factor family protein, with the protein MTTTTTSPTRRQAARDALALDDEALLKTCEVDYFIASGPGGQHRNTTASGVRLTHAATELSVSATERRSQTQNKGVALERLREGLKALTIVPKVRRPTRPSAGAKRRRLEGKKRTSEKKSLRGKGDW; encoded by the coding sequence ATGACCACCACGACGACCTCACCCACCCGCCGACAAGCCGCGCGAGACGCCCTCGCGCTCGACGACGAGGCCCTGCTGAAGACGTGCGAGGTGGATTACTTCATCGCCTCCGGTCCTGGCGGGCAACACCGCAACACCACCGCCAGCGGCGTGCGCCTCACGCACGCGGCCACCGAGCTGTCCGTCAGCGCCACCGAGCGGCGCAGCCAGACGCAGAACAAGGGCGTGGCCCTGGAGCGGCTGCGCGAGGGCCTGAAGGCCCTCACCATCGTCCCCAAGGTGCGCCGCCCCACGCGCCCCTCCGCCGGTGCGAAGCGACGCAGACTCGAAGGAAAGAAGCGCACGTCAGAGAAGAAGTCCCTGCGAGGCAAGGGCGACTGGTAG